The nucleotide sequence GGCGCTTGAGAGCCATGCTCAACAACAAGAGATGGCGGGGATTGCTCCCCGCCGTTGCTCTTACCTGGGTTCGTAATCCATGAAAACAGCAACCTCCGTTTGGCCGCTTCGGATGCGAACCTCACAGAGGTCTTTCCTCGTGACCAGCACAGCCGCTAAAGCGGCAATACAAATAACGATGGCGATAAATATCGCTTTTTGCTGTTTCATGGTTAGCGTCTCCTTGCCTTTCGGCGTGTAAGAGGCTAATCTTATGTTGCAAAGCATAAGAACTGGCCTCACTTCGATTTATAGTCGTGTGGGGCTTTCTTCTATCCGCTCCAGCACGCCAGAGACAGATAGTCTCAAGCGCCCGCCAAAAATATACCAAAGCAAAATATATATATCCATAATATTACATCACGCTACTGAATTTATTTACAGTGAGCCGTCCGTGGCCTTAAATCCTTAAGCTACTTCAACACCGTGGATCAAATGCCGAAGAGCTTTTATGCCGTTCTCATTGTAGCGGAAGGCTTCAACCTGCTTATCAGAGTAAGCGGACTTATCAAGGAAGAACTTCCCATGCTGCTCAGTTTTCAGATTGTGATCATTAGCAATCCGCCCGATTTTGTTAGCTGACAAATCCAGCATCTTCCCTACCTCACCGGCTGTGTAATATTTCTCTTCCAGCGCGGGAAGGGGAACAGCTTCAAAACCAACTATCGGGTTAACAATGTTAGCTGCTGCACACTGTTTTGCCTCATTACTCAAATTGGGCATAAGCTCAAACAGGTTAGTGATCGCATCAACCGACATCTTCAACGTTCTGGCTTTTCTATACTCAGGCAAACCAGACTGGCTTTGCTTGATTGAGTAACTGCCTGTCTCCATGATAGATGGAAGAACGGCTTCACACACCCAATCCTGAAAACGCTCAGCAGAAGGTAAATTACTACGCATTACCAATCTGAACATGTCTGACTGCCCAGCAAGAATGACACCACGGGGGTTGTCACCTAAACCCAATTCTAACGAATCGTTATAATTAAGTTTAATCAAAGACTTACAGTGGTCTTTCAGTGCCTTAGATGGGTTCGTGTATCCCAAGCCCTCGGCTAACTCCACAGCGAAAAACACAGGCTTACCCTTATATTTCAACCCTGAAACGGTTACTAATTGGTCATTGCTTGACTTAAACTCAAAATGTTTGATAATTGACTTCATATATCTCTCCGGTGGTATATCAACTTGGATACCAGCAGCGGCAAACTGCTGGTTTTCCGTTTTAGTACTCTGGAAAATTGATTCGCCATTCGTTACAATGGCTGAGTCGTTTATCACGCTAGGTAAATGACACTCAGAGGCCCTAGTTGTTCGCGCAACTGGGGCTTCGCTTTTATTGTGCTGCATTTTTTGCCCTTTCATCCATATACCAAGCCAAAGCCTGATTCAGAACTGCATTCTTAGAAATTCCCTCTTTATCTGCCAATTTGCAAATTTGCTCCTTCATGAACTCCGTTGTTCTCAGTTGCATTTGTGCGCTCTTTTTTCTGTTATCTAGGCTTATCATATTATCTTGTCCCCTTATTAATAATGTCACAATGACATGATAGCATTATGACACGCATTTACATGATGTCAATATGCTAGTATCCTTTTTCTGTTTCAACTAAACGATTAATGCAGATGACTAATAAACCCGTATCAGCGCAAGATAAATTCATGCTTCGACTACCTGATGGCATGCGGGATGCCGTTGCCGAAAGAGCCAAAGAAAATGGTCGTTCAATGAATTCTGAGATAGTCCAAATGATACAGGACTGTTTAGATAGAAAGGCTCCAGAGACTCAACCAACGGTTTCCCTCAGTCATGAATTGATGGATAAAATCATTGCCCTGGCTGAATCTATCGAAGAGATGAAAGATAAGAAAAATCAGTTAGATAATAAAAAATAAGCCCCTCGCGGGGCTGTTTACTTCTTCTCGTCCATTTCGATGATCTGCTTGGCAGTCTTGCCGCCTATCATCTTGTTGATTGCCTTTATCTTATCTTCCTCGTTATTTGTTACTATGCTAGCAGCCAAACCGACATTGAGGACAGCCTGTTTGAATTTTGCTGCATCATCCTTATCGAGAGAGCGATAAATTTCTTGCGTAGAAGACTTTAAAGCCTTAGAGCTTGAAGCATCAATTGTCAGATCTTTTTCTCCACATCCAACTAAAAAGATAGCCAACACAACCGGTAACATTAAACTTTTCATAAACCTTCTCTTACAACAGTTAAGATCGTTGCTAATTAAATCACTTAAGAGCTGCAAGAGAAAGCAAACTAACCACCAGCGCCGTTATAAAACTGTCCTTTTGTATTGTAACCAGCAATTTTCAATGCTTTATTAAGCTCATTTACAGAATATTGAGCAGCCTTTTCAGGTGACGGAGATGTTATAGATACATTCATATTTACATCACCATGATTTGTCGTTGTTTGTGATGAACTGTTGGTGGTATTGGTAGTATTAGCGATAGCTCCACCAATAAAATCACCTGAACCAGCTATAACAGAAGATTGAATATTCTTAAGGTCATCATCACTAAAACCAAATGTCGCCTCTTCTGCTTTTGTGTTTCCAGTGAAGAAATCTTTTATAGCCCCTATAACCTTCCCAACGGTCTTATCGTAATATTCCACAACCCAGTCAAAAGCCTTTTTAAACGGGGCTTTGATGGCCTCTATAACTCCATCAAAAGTTTTACCGATATTTGATACATACTTATCGGCCTCACTTTCATTCACCCCGAATAAGCCGAGCACGAACTTAAATGCCGTCTTAAATGGTTCTGTAATGTAGCCCCAGACAGCAGAGAAAATTTCTTCGATTTTTTCGGTGAAAGTCAGGTTGTCATTAGTGGCGATATCGATCAGTGACTTGACAAGCTTAAACGCGTTCTCAAATGGACTTTTGATGAAAGCAAACACAGCATCAAACGCTTTACCGATATTATCGATATATCTATCAGCATCTTTTTCACTCACGCCAAACAGTCCCTGCACCCATTTAAATGCCCTCTTAAACGGCGCGGTGATGTAGCCCCAGACTTTCCTGAATATAGAACCTAGACTACTTACAAAACCTTTAGCCTTGCCTTTTATCCAATCAAAAGCTTTGCCTGCCAGTTTCTTCATCAAATCCCATGCGTTGGCGGCCAGTTTTCCCGCAATCCCCCACATCACACCGAAGAAAGCAAAAAAGGCTTTGAGATAGGCAATCAGCCCATTCCATATTTTCATCAGTGCGGCGGTCATCCCGGCCCATGCCTCACTAACAAGATCCATATCGCCGGTAAATAGACCTACAAATAGTTTGAGGACGTTCCAGATATATTGGAAAACTCCGCTGAAGATAGACAAAATTGCTTTAAATGACTTGCTCCAGATTGAGACTAAATTATCAATGATATCCTTGTACTTAGCGTAAAAGTCTTTCCCCCACTTGATGACATCTTTAACCCATTTAACAGCAGGTCCCCAGAACGCGCCAAATAATGACTCGCCGCCATCTAAATAGACCATCAGATCATCAAGCAAGAGAAGCAGGCCAGCTATCGCAGCAATCACCCAAGTCACCGGATTGGCAATGAACGCCATTAGCATGGAACGCTTAAGAATTGCCAGAGCACCAACGATAAGCATAATCGCGGCTTTCCAGCCAATAGTCGATGTGACAATTTTGTTTATCGCACGGACTGAGTTGACAATAACCTGAACAACTTTGCCACCCACTTTGATAATCTTTGTCAGCCCGTCAGTGATGAGCTCTTTGTTTGAAGCGATCCAGGCATTGAAACCATTAACGGCCTTGGTCATAGATGGAACGAGATTGAGCGCTATCTTTGTCTTAACCGAGTCGATAGAGAGCCCCATCTTTTTCATTGACGCTTCGTACTCATCAGCCTGCTTTAGCTCTCTGTCGGATATCTTATAAAGCAGCCCTTTTTCTTTCGCTAAATCCTTGGCACCGGAGATAGAACTATTAATAAAGCCAAGCACTTTTGTGGTCGCAACACTGACAGCCGCGACAACCCCGACAGCCAGCAATTTTAATTTACTGATTGACGCCCCGGCCTCTTCGGCTTTTTGAGCGGCCTGCTCAGTGCTTTTAACTGACTCTTCGCCAACACCCCCCAGGATTTTATTAACCCCATTGGCCTCATTCGCGATCTGCACTGCCGCAGCACCGAGAGCGACAATGACATCTTTGATTTTCGCCGCTTGTGACGTGTCTACGCCGACGCTAACGAGTAGTTCGTCGATTTCCATCGTTTGCCCTCTTCTCAGACAATAGCGTTTCGGCTATGGCTTCATGCATATCCATGACATCAGAGAGTGAATAAATGGTGCGGAGTTCATGCAAAGTACACATGTTTCTCATGATCGGCGTCCACACCATCCAGTCAACATCACTACTTACTGTAGATTCAGAGCCGCCAAGTTCGGCATATTTACCGCAGAGGCGACCCCACCGGGCAAAAAATCCGCAAAGTGAAATTTCAATCCGTCAATGATTAGTTGGAAATAATGAGATCGGTAAGTATTGAAATGCTGATTAAACGTGTCTGGCTTCTGTAGTAAAACAGTATTGCCGTCCGCACCAATCACCGTGACATATTTCAAAATAAATTGTTCAATGCCCTGCATTTCCTGTGAACCAACATTTGAAACGATGGCGCCGACATCGATATCAACCTTATCACCCGCCAATTTAATGCAACCCTTTAACAGGCCAACCAGTTTTAAGGCGTGATTTTTGGCTTCGATGAAATTAGATAAACGGTGTTCGTAATTTATATTGTCAATAATCATCAGTTATAAACTCCCTTTTTGAGTTTCATTGTTGACCGGGTTGATTTCAGTGTCCACGTCATTGTGTTATGGGCGGTACCGCGGGTAACCGTGGGGGGCGTGGTGAAGAAACAACGATCGGCAATAATTTCATCACCGTTAATGACGTCTTTATAATAAATATAGGCCGGGGTATACGCTTTCGGGATATTGATCTGAGTATTGCGTAAGTCATTCAAATACTCATTAGATTCGCAATGTTGCAAAAGCTTTATTGTAATAATTAACCCTTTATTACACGAAGCCACATAAACACCATCCCCATCCACTCCGTAAGTCATATCCCCGTCATCACCAACAGGGGCAAAATTAAGCGCATCGGCCGCATTTTCGTATCCCGATATCTCATAGCCTGATATCGTCAGAATCGAGTTTGCATGATTGTACATACTTATACCTTAACGATTGAATTGGATTGATATATCAACGGAATGAATAGCACCCGCCAATTTGATTGCGCACATAATCGGCATGGCTTTACGCGCTTCTCTGTCAGCAATGGATTGCAAATCGTAGCTGTCAGAGTAGAAATAAAAACCCGCATCTAAGCGATTGCCATATGTCAATTCACCCACATCATTACCCCACCAGACACCACCAGCCAGGAAACCATTCCTCACAAACTCATTACCAATAACAGTCAAGGCACCGATCAGCATTGACTGACCTTTGTCTGTTTGGGGGATTTTTGTTGGATTGGCTTGTAATGTGGTGAATGCCTGTTTCTGACACGCATCAATGAATGCATCCAGGCCAACAATCTCATCAATGAATTGGCCGCCGATCATCGTGCCCTCTGCCAGCATCGATACACCGTCATAGTCGGTATAGAAGTTGATACCCAGCCGCTTGCATTTTTCTGCCTCTGATTGCGTAATCCGGTTATCAGAACGAACGGTTGTTTGCTGCTTAAACTTGACGGTCTTAGCTGAATTTTGCGCGTTCCAGTTTGTAGACAATGCAATAGCCAGTAACGCTACTGCGGCATGATCATCGCCAGTCTTGTTGTACTGAGACATTAAGCGGCCACTGTTTTTGTCATACAGCTTTTTGATGATATTGTCGTTGTTCCACTCGATTTGTTCATCACGCAGAGCGGTGTAAGCAGAGACTTTCATGTCAGCGGATGCAACCCAGGTGTGAATATCATCTAACTGTTCATCAGCAATAGCATCAGCGAAATAGACGCCGTACCAGTTTTGATAAACGTTCTGCAATTTATGCAGAGCTTCAGAGGGCAATTCTTTTTCGACTGTGATAGCGGCTTTGCCGACAACAATCGTTGCTTGCCCGTCTTCCAGTTTCAGCATTTTGCCAACGTAAGTACCTGCGCCCGGTTCCGTGACATAACCTAATTTTGTAGCAGGATAAGCACCGGCAGTTTGCGCCTGGACAATTACCCGGTGGCCGACAGTATCCCAAATAGCTTGAAGATTGCTGTCTTTGGGTAATGCCGCTTGCAGAACACTCGCCACATCAGAAAAATCAATTGCTTTACTGAAATTCAGGCCAGACAGCAAAACGTTTTTACCACCGACATTCAGCATCATTGAGCCATCAGTAATGGCTTTGAATGCGTTAATGCCTGCTGAGATCGTAGACCCTTTCAGAGCATTGGCCGTGGCCGGAATTTCTTGTTTCTCTTTCGCCCACCGAGCGATAAGAGCGCGTTTAGGCGTTGGACGCACAGAGAAAAGCGCTTGTGCTGTTTTGTAGGCTTCCGATTTGGTACCGAATAGATTTGCCACGTCTTGTGCGCTTGACACAATAATATAGCGCGTATCCGCATCAGCGAACGACGTGCCAATCTCTGGCGTAAAAATAGCTATCATACTCAAATCACGGCGTTGTGCCGCCATAGCCTGCGGCATGATCTGAGCATTGACCACCTCTTTAATAGATAAGCTCATTGCTAATCCTCATAAACAGTAATATCGACCGTCTTCGCCTGGTTTACTGACGTTTCAATTCGGTGGATATGAGAGAGAGTTAAATCAATTTGTGCCCGCTGCTCTTTGCCACCAGCAATAGCAGTGGGAAGATTACGGACCTGGGATTTTCGGACTATGCCAGCACCAAGACGCTTAAAAAGAGTTTGCGCGTAACTTGTGCTTAGAACACTGGCGAGTTTTTCGATAATAAGATAAGCATTTTTGCCGAAGGCATTAATAGAAACGATGGTTTCGCGGGTGACAGTGATAATTTCAATTTCTTTCTTAGCATTGAATTTATATTCTTCACCCATTAATTCCGATGTAACCCGATTGACCGTGATAAACGACTGCATATCAGACACATCAGTCTCACCGTCAGCATCAAGCACCTGAGATTCAGGTAATTTCAAAACCGCCGCTATCGTCCGTCTGACTGCCTTCGTATCGAGTTGCGAGAGAGTCGTAGTATCCATAGTCATTCCATCTTGCGTTGCTGATGATGCGCCAGCGATAGCCATTCCAGACGAAAAGCTCTTTATTCTCTACCGACTCTTGCGTCATCACTCTGACAGTCGGGTTATAACGATCCCCTTCTGGCAGAATTTGCAGATCTTCCGCTCCGGCTGGCTGAACGATACAAACAAGCACCCGGCTTTGACCGTCCGATGTTTTGAACTCCAGCTCTTGCCGAAAGAAATCATCGTCAAAGATTTCATTAACAAAATCATCAATCATCGCGAACCTCATAAGTAATGGATTGGACAAGCTGCCCGGTATCAATGAGCGGCTTACTTGATTTCTTCCTCTTGATAGTTGCCTGGCTTAATGGGGGATCAATGCCTGCCTGAATTTTCCTTTTGACATCTCTGGCGACCATCTCCCCCAGTTTTTCTAGCGCTTGCTGCGGGTCACCGTCATTTTTCAACTCAGACTTGATACCTTTCACTAATTTATTGGCATACTTGTCTTTGTTTTCATTAAACGTAGAACGCAGAAATGAGCGTTCTGGAATATTGATGGTGTGAGCAGGTACAGTATGGGTACTGGCAAAGTTAGACTTCGTTGCTTTAACAAACTTACCTTTTCCAGCAAAGGAACCATCTTTATTCATCTTGCGATAAACTGTTACCGCCCTCGCCGGAACCTTTATTTCTGCACCAAACTCATGAGCGACGGCAATCGTCACAATGCTTGTACCGTCCTGATCTGAATTTTTCGACGCAGGCACACCGACAACCACTTTCTTTTTACTTAAAGCCCTTATACGGGCCTCAAGCGCCTTAAGCCCTGCCCCCTTAAAATTGCCAGAATTCTTAATCATCGCACCACCAGCATATGTCGAGAGACAAGTTTACGCAGGCGCAAATACTCCTGCCCGTAACTGCTGGCCGCATAACCATCATGGTTAGCCCCGAAACCCGCATCAGGCGCAGAGTAGCCAATGGATAATCCACCAGCCGACTTGCTTGTCGCCGTCTGAACAGGTTTCCCGTTGCTGTTACCGCTGCGGGTTAATGCGCCAGAGACATAGAGGAGGTGAGCAGCAAGAGCCTGTCGCCCCTGCTCGTAGAGTTTACCCCACACTTTGCTGCTCATCTGATTTGCAGCATCTTGCAAGGCTATCTCTATGCGATTTTCGTCAATTTTGGCAAATTCAGGGTAACGGATGAGAAAATCCATGCTACCCCCTGTGGTTATGAGCTTTTATAATCTACATATACAGCAGATTTTGGCTGTTTCCACATTGCACCACCGAATGCGGAACGATAGCCACACTCAAAAGTGAGCAAGTCGCGCTGACGCACTGCCAGCAACTCGGGCATGTGCACCTTCATTTCGATGTAATCCTCACTGTAAGTATAAATAGCCAGACGAGTTTTCCCTTTAACAATGTTTTTAGCAAAGTTAGAGGGGACTTTCACAAAAGTAATGCTGAATGAATCATTGTTCGATGCTTTACGCAGTGCCGCCATAATACGATCCATTGCAGAAACAGGCAGCAAATCGACACCCACAATCACGCTGTTAGTGTCGAACTTCTGCATTGCCAACATAAAATCAGATGCATCGATTGCAACGTGGGTTGGCTGAATGCGATAACCCGATTTGGCCCAAGCGACGTTATAAGCATTAAGAACCATGTTAATGAATTCTTCTGCTGACATGTCTTTGATTGATTTGCCGGTTACTTCTGCAATTAACTGAACTTTAGATCCAGTTAGCAGCCCTTCTTGCCCTTTTACGCCCTCGTGACCAACATAACCAGCGTACTGAATTGTTGCCGTTGCGTTTGCATACAAATCATCTTGCTTTTTTGTTTGTAAGTTAATATTCAAGCGCGCAATTTTCTCCAGCTCCTGCTGTGTCCAAGTTGCTGATTTGCCCCACTGCCCGACCGGCGCTTTGTGCCATTCAATATCACTATCAATGGTTTTCAGTGAGTTCGTTTTGTTGCCAATAATGCCGTCTTTCAGAGAGCCAAGCACATCAGTTACACCGAAATCGACGTACTCAAGGGAAAAATCTAACCCCTCTGTTACCGGCAACGCTTCACCGATATTAATTTCGGGCAGTTCCTTTTCCTGCAACTGCTGGTCACGCTCTGTCAGCGCTTCCTGTAATACTTCTTCGAAGTATGCGGGTTCCATAGCCATTTTATTACTCTCCTACTTTTTGGGTGTGGATATAACCAAGAGTGATAGCTACACAGTGATTACCCGCGCTAACTTCTTCAGCCCAATAGCCTAGATCAATATTGCCTTTTGCTGTGCTAGTCACTTTTCCCACATCCTTACCCGTTGCAACGATATAAACTTTATCCCCACGAGTGAATGTATCTTTTTCAACCGCCAGCGCTCCTACACAGTCACCATGAGAGAAATGTCCTACATTGACTTGTTTATTATGCGGAGCTGCGTCACCGTAAATGTCACGAACGACAATGCCGTGGATAACGTCGCTTGCAGAAGTGATAGGTTTCACCCCACCCTCTGGGTTTACCGCGACGAAAGTACCGTAGGGCAGCGCTATTTCAGTGCGGTTTTCTTCCCCCCACACTTTATCGTTTGAGCTTGAAGCCCGTTTGATAGAGCCGGGTTTGATCGTGCCGGTTTCGGCGTCCCAATCTGTAAATCCAAAGGCCATAATTATTTACCCCCTAAACGCTGAGAAGCTGTTTTCTTCGCTTTCGCTGAATCGTTCAGCAATGCCGCCCCGATGTTGCTACGTGGTTTATTTAGCGCACTAGCCGCAGCATAAGCTGCCCGAATTTCATCATCCGACATGGCTTTCACTTGTGAATCATTGAATGCCCCAGTACTTAACAGTGCGAGCATGCGCACATCACGCGCACATTTCGCATCGTTAAATTGAACCTTAGGGAAACGTGCTTTGGCGTCATTCAATGTTGTGCTTGTGTCGCTTTCGCCTTTCAATTTTTCCAGTTCTTCCTTAAGTGCCTGGTTCTCTGCTTTGAGTTGTTCGTTTTCAGCTTCCAATGCAGCGATACGGGCGTCTTTGTCATCACTGCCACCAGCCGGATCAGGATCAGCATCATTGGGTGGCGGTGTTCCAGCCCCTTTTGACTGCTCAAGCTGAGCTTTAAGCTCTTCCAGTTGCGCCACAACTTCTTGGGCTTTTGCAGTGGCCTCTGGTGTTGCATTACCTTCCAGTTCTTGCAAGGTTTTCTCTAATGCGGCAATCATGCCGATCAGCTCTTCCTCGGTCAGTGGTTGCCCCTCGGCATCGTTAGCGCGCTTACCCTTAAGCAACGCAATGACATCTTTCAATGAGAGTTTCTTCATTGGTCTACCTTTTTTATCGTTTAGTCTACAATCAGCGCCGACGCGCCCTTCCGCTACAACGGCAACGTGATTGCCGAGGATATTGATTTGATGTAATTCACCGTTTTTCTCGACTATCTCAGTGGGTTCATAACCGACTGAAAGCTCTCTAATGCCTTTTTCTTCAAGTAATTGAATCGCCTTGGCATCTTTCAGATACACATCACAAACAACGTAATCGCCTTCTATGCGTACGTTCTGTATGTGTCCAATTGCTTTATCTTTCCACTCGTCAGCATTGACCTCACCGCTGAGCGGATGCGTTAGCGTGAC is from Photorhabdus laumondii subsp. laumondii and encodes:
- a CDS encoding type I toxin-antitoxin system Hok family toxin is translated as MKQQKAIFIAIVICIAALAAVLVTRKDLCEVRIRSGQTEVAVFMDYEPR
- a CDS encoding BRO-N domain-containing protein, whose translation is MKSIIKHFEFKSSNDQLVTVSGLKYKGKPVFFAVELAEGLGYTNPSKALKDHCKSLIKLNYNDSLELGLGDNPRGVILAGQSDMFRLVMRSNLPSAERFQDWVCEAVLPSIMETGSYSIKQSQSGLPEYRKARTLKMSVDAITNLFELMPNLSNEAKQCAAANIVNPIVGFEAVPLPALEEKYYTAGEVGKMLDLSANKIGRIANDHNLKTEQHGKFFLDKSAYSDKQVEAFRYNENGIKALRHLIHGVEVA
- a CDS encoding Arc family DNA-binding protein, yielding MTNKPVSAQDKFMLRLPDGMRDAVAERAKENGRSMNSEIVQMIQDCLDRKAPETQPTVSLSHELMDKIIALAESIEEMKDKKNQLDNKK
- a CDS encoding DUF6694 family lipoprotein, which encodes MKSLMLPVVLAIFLVGCGEKDLTIDASSSKALKSSTQEIYRSLDKDDAAKFKQAVLNVGLAASIVTNNEEDKIKAINKMIGGKTAKQIIEMDEKK
- a CDS encoding phage tail assembly chaperone gives rise to the protein MIIDNINYEHRLSNFIEAKNHALKLVGLLKGCIKLAGDKVDIDVGAIVSNVGSQEMQGIEQFILKYVTVIGADGNTVLLQKPDTFNQHFNTYRSHYFQLIIDGLKFHFADFLPGGVASAVNMPNLAALNLQ
- a CDS encoding phage protein, which produces MYNHANSILTISGYEISGYENAADALNFAPVGDDGDMTYGVDGDGVYVASCNKGLIITIKLLQHCESNEYLNDLRNTQINIPKAYTPAYIYYKDVINGDEIIADRCFFTTPPTVTRGTAHNTMTWTLKSTRSTMKLKKGVYN
- a CDS encoding DUF3383 domain-containing protein — encoded protein: MSLSIKEVVNAQIMPQAMAAQRRDLSMIAIFTPEIGTSFADADTRYIIVSSAQDVANLFGTKSEAYKTAQALFSVRPTPKRALIARWAKEKQEIPATANALKGSTISAGINAFKAITDGSMMLNVGGKNVLLSGLNFSKAIDFSDVASVLQAALPKDSNLQAIWDTVGHRVIVQAQTAGAYPATKLGYVTEPGAGTYVGKMLKLEDGQATIVVGKAAITVEKELPSEALHKLQNVYQNWYGVYFADAIADEQLDDIHTWVASADMKVSAYTALRDEQIEWNNDNIIKKLYDKNSGRLMSQYNKTGDDHAAVALLAIALSTNWNAQNSAKTVKFKQQTTVRSDNRITQSEAEKCKRLGINFYTDYDGVSMLAEGTMIGGQFIDEIVGLDAFIDACQKQAFTTLQANPTKIPQTDKGQSMLIGALTVIGNEFVRNGFLAGGVWWGNDVGELTYGNRLDAGFYFYSDSYDLQSIADREARKAMPIMCAIKLAGAIHSVDISIQFNR
- a CDS encoding phage neck terminator protein, translating into MDTTTLSQLDTKAVRRTIAAVLKLPESQVLDADGETDVSDMQSFITVNRVTSELMGEEYKFNAKKEIEIITVTRETIVSINAFGKNAYLIIEKLASVLSTSYAQTLFKRLGAGIVRKSQVRNLPTAIAGGKEQRAQIDLTLSHIHRIETSVNQAKTVDITVYED
- a CDS encoding DUF4054 domain-containing protein translates to MDFLIRYPEFAKIDENRIEIALQDAANQMSSKVWGKLYEQGRQALAAHLLYVSGALTRSGNSNGKPVQTATSKSAGGLSIGYSAPDAGFGANHDGYAASSYGQEYLRLRKLVSRHMLVVR
- a CDS encoding DUF2184 domain-containing protein translates to MAMEPAYFEEVLQEALTERDQQLQEKELPEINIGEALPVTEGLDFSLEYVDFGVTDVLGSLKDGIIGNKTNSLKTIDSDIEWHKAPVGQWGKSATWTQQELEKIARLNINLQTKKQDDLYANATATIQYAGYVGHEGVKGQEGLLTGSKVQLIAEVTGKSIKDMSAEEFINMVLNAYNVAWAKSGYRIQPTHVAIDASDFMLAMQKFDTNSVIVGVDLLPVSAMDRIMAALRKASNNDSFSITFVKVPSNFAKNIVKGKTRLAIYTYSEDYIEMKVHMPELLAVRQRDLLTFECGYRSAFGGAMWKQPKSAVYVDYKSS
- a CDS encoding structural cement protein Gp24, whose translation is MAFGFTDWDAETGTIKPGSIKRASSSNDKVWGEENRTEIALPYGTFVAVNPEGGVKPITSASDVIHGIVVRDIYGDAAPHNKQVNVGHFSHGDCVGALAVEKDTFTRGDKVYIVATGKDVGKVTSTAKGNIDLGYWAEEVSAGNHCVAITLGYIHTQKVGE
- a CDS encoding DUF2213 domain-containing protein, translated to MAWKKTPQGYVVTSATITRAGPVEYYGHEVKLTGADANRKITIHRTIEELSKPETLKSFEGLPVTLTHPLSGEVNADEWKDKAIGHIQNVRIEGDYVVCDVYLKDAKAIQLLEEKGIRELSVGYEPTEIVEKNGELHQINILGNHVAVVAEGRVGADCRLNDKKGRPMKKLSLKDVIALLKGKRANDAEGQPLTEEELIGMIAALEKTLQELEGNATPEATAKAQEVVAQLEELKAQLEQSKGAGTPPPNDADPDPAGGSDDKDARIAALEAENEQLKAENQALKEELEKLKGESDTSTTLNDAKARFPKVQFNDAKCARDVRMLALLSTGAFNDSQVKAMSDDEIRAAYAAASALNKPRSNIGAALLNDSAKAKKTASQRLGGK